The following coding sequences are from one Biomphalaria glabrata chromosome 8, xgBioGlab47.1, whole genome shotgun sequence window:
- the LOC106054550 gene encoding uncharacterized protein LOC106054550 has product MSQTQENTSLLNVSNVSSHTLEEINDEIALTLLPAMLVLAILMVVGICGNSLVVYVFCFKMKSGTQNVLIVCLAVFDLLSCTLSIPNEITDMRYFYTFPSEAACKIMRFVNTFCAIGSIMTLIVIAVDRFRKICRPFKRQMHTKHVKLSLIPVIALALFFSLPAFVMYGLRTADTHVPGLVGQDCSTPNAIGSTILPLLYNLLLFVCFIILSVTLSVLYFCILRETNRHNRYMKRNSDFSLSSTVPSTDDSGSSLDRTPVACSVSPTDTALVVCNSLVFDYSSECPALPEVTVGDINANNNENKHALNQTDSNLKSPILLEKDENSTHPLDVINTSTLQSPATISVNRKPSILISSKADYVKKDLKIAILEPVDSFKCSALTKPLKRHVRSKTTIIAFVVTVVFILSFLPHLCLQVAKMIKQGFDYNLQGSSLVAYNIFLRSYFLNSVSNPFIYSILNVKFSSEVKRLFRKMSCKT; this is encoded by the exons ATGTCTCAAACGCAAGAGAACACAAGTCTGCTTAACGTCTCAAATGTATCCAGCCACACCTTGGAAGAGATCAACGATGAGATAGCCTTGACCTTACTTCCAGCCATGCTGGTGCTTGCAATTCTCATGGTCGTCGGAATCTGTGGCAACTCTCTGGTGGTCTACGTGTTCTGTTTTAAGATGAAGTCCGGCACACAGAATGTCCTAATCGTCTGCCTAGCAGTGTTTGACCTTCTCAGCTGCACACTGTCCATACCTAATGAAATAACGGACATGAGATATTTCTACACATTCCCATCAGAAGCAGCGTGTAAAATAATGAG ATTTGTGAATACATTCTGTGCTATCGGTTCCATCATGACTTTGATTGTCATCGCTGTAGACAGATTCAGGAAGATCTGCCGACCTTTCAAAAGGCAGATGCACACCAAACACGTGAAGCTTTCTCTCATCCCAGTCATCGCCCTGGCCTTATTCTTCTCTCTGCCCGCCTTCGTCATGTACGGTTTGAGAACTGCTGATACACACGTGCCTGGGTTGGTTGGACAGGACTGCTCCACACCCAACGCCATCGGGAGCACCATCCTTCCACTGCTGTACAACTTgctcctctttgtttgtttCATCATCTTGAGCGTCACCCTTAGCGTCTTGTACTTTTGCATTCTCCGTGAAACCAACAGGCACAACCGCTACATGAAAAGAAACTCGGATTTCAGTTTGTCTTCAACGGTGCCATCCACGGACGATTCTGGGTCTAGCCTAGACCGAACACCCGTGGCCTGTAGCGTCTCTCCGACGGATACTGCTCTGGTGGTGTGCAATTCTTTGGTGTTCGACTACAGTTCCGAATGTCCTGCACTCCCAGAAGTTACCGTTGGCGACATCAATGCTAACAATAATGAGAACAAACATGCCTTAAACCAAACTGACTCTAATTTAAAATCACCAATACTTTTAGAGAAAGATGAGAACTCTACACATCCACTAGATGTCATAAACACAAGCACTCTACAGTCACCAGCAACAATTAGCGTGAACAGAAAACCttccattttaatttcatccaAAGCTGACTACGtcaaaaaagatttaaaaattgcaATCCTGGAGCCGGTGGATTCCTTTAAATGTTCAGCTCTGACGAAACCTCTGAAGAGACATGTGCGAAGTAAAACGACAATCATCGCTTTCGTTGTGACCGTCGTGTTTATTCTCAGCTTTTTACCACACTTATGCTTGCAGGTGGCCAAGATGATCAAACAAGGTTTCGACTACAACCTCCAGGGGTCATCTCTTGTGGCCTATAACATTTTCCTGCGATCCTATTTCTTAAATTCTGTTTCGAACCCGTTCATTTACAGTATTTTAAACGTCAAGTTTAGTAGTGAAGTGAAACGATTGTTTCGTAAAATGTCCTGTAAAACATGA